The Zingiber officinale cultivar Zhangliang chromosome 9A, Zo_v1.1, whole genome shotgun sequence genome window below encodes:
- the LOC122021938 gene encoding LEAF RUST 10 DISEASE-RESISTANCE LOCUS RECEPTOR-LIKE PROTEIN KINASE-like 2.1 isoform X1: MASHCIYILGFLLNSLLLIQASPLSETDILLYDRCGKRKFDCGNSSVDVSYPFLTLDSPDACGHPTFVLNCNPSQSSITILVGNTTYQVIDAINYSDQSLTLADRSFFDEPCVRPSHNTTFDRSLFNYTTLDDLQVTFFFNCSAANTSRQLFSSTCAAAYGGPVYYWPNTSLPGRSSACGSSVVVRMDRTTVDRMKAREINYAQALRVGFRVGWTGVVSQNCRNCIHSGGVCGHNNSMQVCFCSNGLAADGACNPPKGTPTTWRILQVLFVGATGCVTCLLLFHTYRQTKNGTGRNTQSIEDIFDAYGSLAPRRYKYSDMKKLTNCFREKLGKGGYGTVYKGKLEDGRLVAVKVLKKSQENGADFINEVASIGRTSHVNVVSLLGYSHDGHRRALVYEYMANGSLDKYIYSDNPKALLAWDKLYQIAHGIARGLEYLHQDCNTRIVHFDIKPHNILLDEEFCPKISDFGLAKLCPHKRSAISMADARGTIGYIAPEVFSRNFGVVSTKSDVYSYGTMVLEMVGGRKNVKAHLDESSEVYFPHWVYEHLDQGEDLKPLGVTPETEEIAKKMILVGLWCIQIPPKDRPSISRVVEMLEGRTSEMEMPPKPCFSSIGRSVDQLPLQTFSDSSLMLCE; this comes from the exons ATGGCTTCCCACTGCATTTACATCCTTGGCTTCCTCCTAAATTCCCTCCTACTCATCCAGGCGTCGCCTCTTTCGGAAACAGATATCCTGCTTTACGATCGATGCGGCAAGAGGAAATTTGACTGCGGCAACAGCAGTGTGGATGTTTCCTACCCATTCCTGACCTTGGATAGTCCTGATGCTTGTGGCCACCCAACCTTTGTACTCAATTGCAACCCTTCTCAGTCCTCCATAACCATTCTCGTAGGCAATACAACCTACCAAGTCATAGATGCCATTAATTACTCGGACCAGAGCCTCACCCTTGCCGATCGGAGTTTCTTTGACGAACCTTGCGTCCGGCCGTCGCACAATACCACTTTCGATCGGTCACTCTTCAACTACACCACTCTCGACGATCTCCAAGTGACCTTCTTCTTCAATTGCTCCGCCGCTAATACATCCCGGCAGCTGTTTAGCAGCACGTGTGCTGCTGCTTATGGCGGCCCCGTGTACTATTGGCCTAACACTAGCTTGCCTGGGAGGTCAAGCGCGTGCGGTAGCAGTGTGGTGGTTCGGATGGATAGGACGACGGTGGATCGAATGAAGGCCAGAGAGATAAACTATGCGCAGGCGCTTCGGGTGGGGTTCCGAGTCGGATGGACGGGGGTTGTCTCGCAGAACTGCCGCAATTGCATCCACTCCGGCGGCGTTTGTGGGCACAACAACTCCATGCAGGTTTGCTTCTGTTCCAATGGTTTGGCCGCGGATGGTGCTTGCAACCCCCCAAAAG GAACGCCGACAACTTGGAGGATTTTGCAAG TTTTATTTGTAGGAGCGACGGGCTGCGTAACCTGCCTACTTTTATTTCACACCTATAGACAGACAAAGAACGGAACAGGTAGAAACACACAGAGCATAGAAGACATTTTTGATGCTTACGGATCCCTGGCCCCAAGAAGATACAAGTATTCAGATATGAAAAAGTTAACCAATTGTTTTCGCGAGAAACTGGGGAAAGGTGGATATGGAACTGTGTACAAAGGTAAACTTGAAGATGGGCGTTTGGTGGCTGTGAAGGTCCTAAAAAAATCCCAAGAAAATGGAGCAGACTTCATCAACGAAGTTGCAAGCATTGGGAGAACCTCCCATGTCAATGTTGTCAGCCTACTTGGCTATAGCCATGATGGTCACAGAAGAGCTCTGGTCTATGAATACATGGCCAATGGATCTTTAGATAAGTACATCTATTCAGATAATCCCAAAGCATTACTCGCTTGGGACAAACTCTACCAAATAGCACATGGCATTGCTCGAGGTTTAGAATATCTGCATCAAGATTGCAACACTCGCATAGTTCATTTCGATATAAAGCCTCACAACATCTTACTCGATGAGGAATTCTGCCCCAAGATTTCAGACTTCGGATTAGCTAAATTGTGTCCACATAAGCGAAGTGCTATTTCTATGGCAGATGCAAGAGGAACAATAGGTTATATTGCGCCTGAAGTGTTCTCGAGGAACTTTGGTGTAGTTTCAACAAAATCTGATGTGTACAGTTATGGGACGATGGTGTTGGAAATGGTTGGAGGAAGAAAGAATGTTAAAGCTCATTTAGATGAGAGTAGTGAGGTATACTTTCCTCACTGGGTTTATGAACATCTTGATCAAGGCGAAGACTTGAAACCTCTTGGTGTGACACCAGAAACAGAGGAAATTGCCAAGAAGATGATATTGGTAGGATTGTGGTGCATTCAAATTCCACCAAAGGATCGACCATCAATAAGTAGAGTTGTAGAAATGTTAGAAGGAAGAACCAGTGAAATGGAAATGCCACCAAAGCCTTGTTTTTCTTCTATTGGGCGATCGGTCGACCAACTTCCTTTGCAAACATTTAGTGATTCATCTTTGATGCTgtgtgaatga
- the LOC122021938 gene encoding LEAF RUST 10 DISEASE-RESISTANCE LOCUS RECEPTOR-LIKE PROTEIN KINASE-like 2.1 isoform X2, which translates to MASHCIYILGFLLNSLLLIQASPLSETDILLYDRCGKRKFDCGNSSVDVSYPFLTLDSPDACGHPTFVLNCNPSQSSITILVGNTTYQVIDAINYSDQSLTLADRSFFDEPCVRPSHNTTFDRSLFNYTTLDDLQVTFFFNCSAANTSRQLFSSTCAAAYGGPVYYWPNTSLPGRSSACGSSVVVRMDRTTVDRMKAREINYAQALRVGFRVGWTGVVSQNCRNCIHSGGVCGHNNSMQVCFCSNGLAADGACNPPKGTPTTWRILQGATGCVTCLLLFHTYRQTKNGTGRNTQSIEDIFDAYGSLAPRRYKYSDMKKLTNCFREKLGKGGYGTVYKGKLEDGRLVAVKVLKKSQENGADFINEVASIGRTSHVNVVSLLGYSHDGHRRALVYEYMANGSLDKYIYSDNPKALLAWDKLYQIAHGIARGLEYLHQDCNTRIVHFDIKPHNILLDEEFCPKISDFGLAKLCPHKRSAISMADARGTIGYIAPEVFSRNFGVVSTKSDVYSYGTMVLEMVGGRKNVKAHLDESSEVYFPHWVYEHLDQGEDLKPLGVTPETEEIAKKMILVGLWCIQIPPKDRPSISRVVEMLEGRTSEMEMPPKPCFSSIGRSVDQLPLQTFSDSSLMLCE; encoded by the exons ATGGCTTCCCACTGCATTTACATCCTTGGCTTCCTCCTAAATTCCCTCCTACTCATCCAGGCGTCGCCTCTTTCGGAAACAGATATCCTGCTTTACGATCGATGCGGCAAGAGGAAATTTGACTGCGGCAACAGCAGTGTGGATGTTTCCTACCCATTCCTGACCTTGGATAGTCCTGATGCTTGTGGCCACCCAACCTTTGTACTCAATTGCAACCCTTCTCAGTCCTCCATAACCATTCTCGTAGGCAATACAACCTACCAAGTCATAGATGCCATTAATTACTCGGACCAGAGCCTCACCCTTGCCGATCGGAGTTTCTTTGACGAACCTTGCGTCCGGCCGTCGCACAATACCACTTTCGATCGGTCACTCTTCAACTACACCACTCTCGACGATCTCCAAGTGACCTTCTTCTTCAATTGCTCCGCCGCTAATACATCCCGGCAGCTGTTTAGCAGCACGTGTGCTGCTGCTTATGGCGGCCCCGTGTACTATTGGCCTAACACTAGCTTGCCTGGGAGGTCAAGCGCGTGCGGTAGCAGTGTGGTGGTTCGGATGGATAGGACGACGGTGGATCGAATGAAGGCCAGAGAGATAAACTATGCGCAGGCGCTTCGGGTGGGGTTCCGAGTCGGATGGACGGGGGTTGTCTCGCAGAACTGCCGCAATTGCATCCACTCCGGCGGCGTTTGTGGGCACAACAACTCCATGCAGGTTTGCTTCTGTTCCAATGGTTTGGCCGCGGATGGTGCTTGCAACCCCCCAAAAG GAACGCCGACAACTTGGAGGATTTTGCAAG GAGCGACGGGCTGCGTAACCTGCCTACTTTTATTTCACACCTATAGACAGACAAAGAACGGAACAGGTAGAAACACACAGAGCATAGAAGACATTTTTGATGCTTACGGATCCCTGGCCCCAAGAAGATACAAGTATTCAGATATGAAAAAGTTAACCAATTGTTTTCGCGAGAAACTGGGGAAAGGTGGATATGGAACTGTGTACAAAGGTAAACTTGAAGATGGGCGTTTGGTGGCTGTGAAGGTCCTAAAAAAATCCCAAGAAAATGGAGCAGACTTCATCAACGAAGTTGCAAGCATTGGGAGAACCTCCCATGTCAATGTTGTCAGCCTACTTGGCTATAGCCATGATGGTCACAGAAGAGCTCTGGTCTATGAATACATGGCCAATGGATCTTTAGATAAGTACATCTATTCAGATAATCCCAAAGCATTACTCGCTTGGGACAAACTCTACCAAATAGCACATGGCATTGCTCGAGGTTTAGAATATCTGCATCAAGATTGCAACACTCGCATAGTTCATTTCGATATAAAGCCTCACAACATCTTACTCGATGAGGAATTCTGCCCCAAGATTTCAGACTTCGGATTAGCTAAATTGTGTCCACATAAGCGAAGTGCTATTTCTATGGCAGATGCAAGAGGAACAATAGGTTATATTGCGCCTGAAGTGTTCTCGAGGAACTTTGGTGTAGTTTCAACAAAATCTGATGTGTACAGTTATGGGACGATGGTGTTGGAAATGGTTGGAGGAAGAAAGAATGTTAAAGCTCATTTAGATGAGAGTAGTGAGGTATACTTTCCTCACTGGGTTTATGAACATCTTGATCAAGGCGAAGACTTGAAACCTCTTGGTGTGACACCAGAAACAGAGGAAATTGCCAAGAAGATGATATTGGTAGGATTGTGGTGCATTCAAATTCCACCAAAGGATCGACCATCAATAAGTAGAGTTGTAGAAATGTTAGAAGGAAGAACCAGTGAAATGGAAATGCCACCAAAGCCTTGTTTTTCTTCTATTGGGCGATCGGTCGACCAACTTCCTTTGCAAACATTTAGTGATTCATCTTTGATGCTgtgtgaatga